The following is a genomic window from Citrifermentans bemidjiense Bem.
TGAGGGAGGGGGCATGAAGACCATCCAGCAGCATTTCACCGTCGCCTATTCCTTTCCGGTGATCTTCACCAGCGACGCCTTCGGAGCCGGCAGCGCCGCGCTTTTGCGGGTCCTGGCAGGCGAAGGGGAAAGACCCCGGGTGCTGACCGTGATCGACTCGAAGGTGCTCCGGATCAACCCGGATCTGCTGGAGAAGCTGAACCGTTTTGCGGCGGACCACTCCGCCGAAGTGGAAATCCTCGTTCCCCCGCTGGTTATGCGGGGAGGCGAGGCGTGCAAGAACGAGCCTGGGGAGGTGGAGAAGATCCACGCCCTGGTGGAGCGCCACGGCCTTTGCCGGCACTCCTTCATCCTTGCCATCGGCGGCGGCGCCGTCTTGGACGCGGCCGGGTTCGCCGCCGCCACCGCGCACCGCGGCGTCCGCCTGGTGCGGATGCCCACCACCACCCTTTCCATGAACGACGCCGGGGTGGGGGTGAAAAACGGCGTCAACGCCTTCGGGCGCAAGAACTTCACCGGCTGCTTCGCCCCCCCATTCGCCGTCGTGAACGACTTCGACTTTCTCAGGCTCCTGCCGGCCAGGGAGCTTCGGGCGGGCATCGCCGAGGCGGTGAAGGTGGCTCTCATCAGGGACCGCGCCTTTTTCGATTTCCTCTACGCCTCGCGCGCACTGCTCGCCGCCTTCGAGTCCGAGGTCATGCAGCGCATGATCGTCCGTTGCGCCGAACTGCACCTGGAGCACATCGCCACTAGCGGCGACCCCTTCGAGTTCGGCTCGTCGCGCCCTTTGGACTTCGGGCACTGGTCCGCGCACAAACTGGAGGAGCTGACCCAGGGCGAGATCAGGCACGGCGAGGCGGTCGCCATCGGCATCGCGCTCGATTCCCTCTACTCCTTCGAGCTCGGTATGATAGGGGAGCTCGACCTGCGCCGCATCCTCGCCACCCTGGAAGGGATCGGCTTCCAGCTTTACCACCTTGCCCTGGAATGGGTCGACGTGGAAAAGTCGCTGCGGCAGTTCCAGGAGCACCTGGGAGGGGAGCTTTCCATCCCGCTTCTGGACGGCATCGGCGCCAGATCGGACCGGCACGACATAGATGCGGCTCTCTACCGCAAATGCATCAAGACACTCGCCTCGCGCAGGAATCAGACGGAGAAAAGCGATGACCGGAAAAAGCTGCAGCCTGACCTCCCAGGAGATCCTGGACACCTACTTCCTTGAAAACCGGGCCCGCCTGCTGGAGATAGCGTCGTTTCTGGACCGCCTGGACCGCGCCGCCGATGCCGGAGAGGCGAGGGGGGAGTATCGCCGGCGCGCCTTCGAGAAAGCGTTGGCGCTTCTCTTGGAACCGGGGGGGGGGGCGCACCAAGGCGATCCAGCTCCTGTTCAGCGACCCGAGCAGCGAGCCCATCGAGAGCGCGTTGGGGCTCAAGGCGACCGGCGCCTGGGGAGGCGAAAATGCGGGTAATTGATCCCCACATGCATCTGGTCTCCCGGACCACCGACGACTACCTGGCCCTTGCCTACGGCGGGATCCACACCGTCGCCGAACCAGCCTTCTGGCCCGGTTACGACCGCGCCTCCGCGGCGAGCTTCCACGATTACTTCAACCAGTTGACCGTGACCGAGCCCGCCCGCGCCGCCCGCTTTAAGATCGCTCACTACTGCTGGATCGGGATGAACGCGAAGGAAGCTGAGCACTTGGAGCTTGCCCGCGAGGTGATTGCCATGCTTCCGCAGTACCTGGACCGCCCGAACGCGCTCGGCATCGGCGAGGTGGGGCTCAACAAAAACAGCCGCAACGAGATCGCCATCTTCGAGGAGCAGGTGGAACTTGCCGCCCGCCGCAACGAACTCCTGCTGATCCACACCCCGCACCTGGAGGACAAGCTCAAGGGGACCCGCATCATCATGGACATCCTCAAGAACGAGCCGCGCGTCAAACCGGAGCGGGTGCTGATCGACCACGCCGAGGAGCACACCATCGGCGAGATCAAGGACAACGGCTTCTGGTACGGCCTCACCCTCTACCCCGACTCCAAGGGGAGCCCCGCCCGCGCCATCGATGCCGTGGAGATCTTCGGGCCGGACCGGATCTGCATCAATTCCTCGGCGGACTGGAGCGTCTCGGACCCCATCGCCACCTTGAAATGCGCCAACGAGATGCGGCGGCGCGGCCACCCTGAAGCGCTGGCCGAGCGGGTCTTCTTTGAGAATCCCCGGGATTTCCTGGGGCAGTCCCCGAAGTTCGTCCTCCCCTGATTTCGGCGCCACCTCCCTGATTTCCCACCGCAAGGGTGATCCGGGGAAAGAGTCCCCCCTCCCTTGACGGGAGGGGGACCAAGAGCGGCTTTCCCCGGAATTCTTCGACATACTTAAGCGGCGAGGCTGTCGTTTTTCTTTACACTGCGCCACAGACTCCCCCTTTGGTAAAACCCCCTTTAATCGCAGTACTTTCGCTCATGAAGCTGCACCCAGCAACTCTCCAATTCCCCGTCGGAATCCCTTACAGTACACCGGTTTAGCCCCCTTTCCCCCTCTGCGATATCAACTAGTTACCTGTTGGCGTGTTTCTTGCCGCTAATTAACGTATTTCTTCGTCCGGGATAATGATAATCGACCACCACTTCAGCAGGCGCCAAAGCGGTTTACTCAAAGGCGCGATACTCGCCGTCTTGCCAGAAAATGCGGTAACTCCAGCAGGTTCAACCGGAAGCCGCCTCGAAATATATCTCCGCCCAGTCCAGAACTTTAATTAACATTTATATCGCTTCAGCGGGAGGCATCTCATGAGACAATCCTTGAGCAAACACGGGACCCAGGGGACCTTGCTGTTCTTTTTGTTCTTACTATGCTCAGCCCTCCCGGCGCGGGGCGAGGTTTGGACCTACGCCTGCGGCGGAGATCCGTTCGCGGACCAAAAAAGCGTCTTCGATAAAAGCGAGTTCGTCTGCGCGGCAGGGACCGGGCTCAGCGGCAGTATGTTAAACGGCTGCGGCTTTTATCCCTGCGCCGACCTTTACGTGATGACCAACCGCACCTGGAGCGGCGGCGAGGCGCTGGCCGACGTGATGGGCTCGGAGAACAGGGTCGAGACGGAGATGATGGGCGGCGTCTTCGGGGTGGCCAATCAGGTGGTGATCGCGACGCCTGCCAAGATGTTCGTGGGCGAGTTCGACATCGTCCTCGACAACAACCTGGACCAGAAGTTCAATGGCCCCGACCTGGTGAATGCGGCCGGCAGCGGCTTCGCCTTCAGGATCATCGACCAGGGACATCCCCCAGTCGACCCAGGCCCGATGAAGGCGGGAGCCTTGGCCATTTCCCAGGGAGCCTCGGACGCCATCGCCAAGTGGAAGGCAGGTTGCGATCTGCTCGACGCGATGGGGGCCGCCTTGAGCCTCATGTCCGGCGATGTCGTCGGCGCCGCCATCGGGGTCTTGGGGAACATCACCGGGATCGCCACCGACTACAACGGCGCGGTCATCGCCAAGGCGACAGACCTGATCGGAGGCTTCGATCCCAAGAGCACCCCGCAGAAGGCCTCGGGGATCTACGGGAACATCGCCAAGCACTGGTACGACCTGTACGAGGACCCGGCCGATCCGCTCTACACCGAGATGGTCGGGTTGAATTACGCCGCCATCAATGCCGAACTCGCCGCGACTTCGGTGCCCGAGTCCTATCCCTTCTACGTCAAGGGGACCGATCCCAGGGAATACGCCCTCATCAAGATCGCCAACCGCGCCGTGGAGCAGGGGGCGCTGGTCAAGGCGCTGCGGCAGTCCTACGAGAAGTACCAGGGGGCGGTCGTCGTCTCCAACTACGAATACGCCTACCGCCAACTGGAGCAGACCAGGACCTACTCCCTGCTGCTCCTTGCCAACCTCGCCGGGTTCAGTTCGGACCTGCAGTACCTGAAGGACGTACTGACCGCGCAGGGGGTAGCGAACACGGTCATCAAGGTGAGCGACATGCAGGGGCTGAAAGACCGGGTCGCGAGCCTGGGTCTCACCGCCGAAGAGGCGGCCTCGCTTAAGGCCGCCGGCTTCAGCGACCAGCGGATCGCGCTCCTCACCCAGTACATCGTCTCCATCTCGGTCCCGGCGGCCGACTTCACCATGGCTTCCTCCATCGCTGATCTCGCGGCCAAGGCGGATGCCGCCTACACTGGCATCCAGAGCTTCGACCTCGGCATCCAGACCACCATGAACAACCTCTCCACCGAATTCACCCCGCACCACCCGAAAGCCGTCGCCGGCGGCCCCTACAACGGCGCTACCGGTAGCCAAGTCACCTTCGATGGCGGGGGCTCCAGCGATCCCGACGTAGGCGACACCCTCACCTACGGCTGGGACTTCAACGGGGACGGCGTTTTCGACGACGCCTCCGGCAAGACTGTGGTCCATACCTGGAGCAAGCCCTTCAGCGGGCTGATCGGGCTCAAGGTCACCGACCCCGCCGGCAACAGCTCGATCGCCTACGCCAAGGTCGCCATCACTGCCTCGAACCTCCCGCCGGTCATCACCTCGTTCACTCCGAGCGACAAGGCGCCGAGGGCGAGCGTGAAGGTCCCGCTTTCCTTCACCGTGGCCGCGAGCGACCCCGAACAGCGGGCGCTTAGTTACCAGTGGAGCGTCGACGGCACCCCGGTCGGCACCGGGACCGGCTATCTCTATACGCCGCCGGCCGGTTTCAAGGGGACTGTCAAGGTCATGGTAGCGGTGCACGACGACCAGGCCGACAACCCGCCCGCCGTCGAGGCGCGCGCGGTCACAGCCTTCCTCGACTGCGATCCCTCGGACCCGTCCACCATGACCAACTATTACCGCGATCTGGACGGGGACGGTTTCGGGGATCCCCTGGTGGTGACCCAGGCCTGCGCGGCGCCGGCAGGTTTCGTCACCAACAAGCTCGACTGCGACGACAGCACCGCTGCCATCGGCCAGGCGACCCTCAGGTTCTACCGCGACAGCGACGGTGACGGGCTCGGCAACGCCAACAGCTCCGTGATTGCCTGCTCGGCGCCCGCCGGTTTCGTCGCCAACAGCCTCGACTGCAACGACGCCGACGCTACGGTCGGCGCCCCCAGCATCACCTTCTACCGTGACTTCGACCATGACGGCTTCGGCGACCCGATGAACGCGCAGGTCGCCTGTTCGGCGCCTGCCGGCTACGTCGCCAACAGCCTTGACTGCAACGACGCCGACCCCGCCGTCGGGAACACCCTGACCACCTACTACCGCGACGCCGACGGCGACGGCTATGGCACCCCGGCCCAGTCCCAGCAGGCCTGCCTGCAGCCGGCGGGATACGTCCCCAACTCGCTTGACTGCGACGACACGAACCCATACGTGAACCCGGCGCAGAAGGAGATCGTGCATAACGGAAAAGACGACGACTGCTCCGCCGCCACCCCGGACAACTATTCCAAGAGCTTCGTCCTCGCCATAGACGACTCCTCCTGGGTCTACTACGCGAAGAGCAACGGCGACGGCACTTTCAGCAACTACCAGAAGACCGGCTTCTACCTGGGAGGGGGAACCTCGCGCGGCATCGCCATAGGCGACTTCGACGGCGACGGCACCCTCGACTTCATCGCCGGCCGCGGCAACGGCTCCTACTACCTCTACAACAACGACGGCAGCGACAACTTCACTTACAAAGGCATCGTCGGGACCCACAGCAACCCCGGCGGCTACGCCATGGACATGACCGTCGGCGATTTCAATAACGACGGCCTCCTGGACTTCGCCGGCAACGGCAACACCAGCACCTGCTCGGTTTTCCTGAACGATGGCGCCGGCGGTTTCACCCGTTCGAGCTTCAACTACAACTGGACCGGGCGCGGCCTGGATGCGGCCGACTTCAACCATGACGGCAACCTCGATCTCGCCGTCTCCTTCTACGGCACCAACGACGTCTGGGTCTACCTGGGCGACGGCACCGGGAAGTTCACCGGCTCAAAGGTAGGGACCGCCACCACCTCGGCCAGCGACAACTACGCGCTCGCGGCCGCCGATTTCGACAACGACGGCAACACCGACATCATCGTTTCGGGAAGCTCCAACGGCGACGCCTACCTCCTCAAGGGGAAAGGGGACGGCACCTTCCTCGCCGCGGTGCCGGTTCCGTCCCTCGATATGGGGTACCACAACTCCATGGCCGCCTACGACTATAACGGCGACGGCAAGGCCGACATCGTTCTCTCCGAGTACACCGGGTACAGGATGTACTTCTATCCCGGCAACGGCGACGGCACCTTCGGCCCCCGCACCGCCATCAGCACCGCCAACTCAAGCGCCGCGCTCCTGGCCATCTCGGCGCCGCCTTCACCGCCCCCCGCTTCCTTCCCGATAGCGGACGCGCAGCCCAAGGGGCAGACGATCCAGGTGGGGCAGAGCGCCAGCTTCAACGGCTCCTTCTCCAAGAACCCCGCGACGATCGCCTCCTACCGCTGGAACTTCGGCGACGCGGGAACCGGCACCGGCGCGGTCGTCGACCACGCCTACCTGAGCGAGGGTCGCTTTACGTCGATGCTCACCGTCGCCGACCTGCAGTCGAGGACGGACCGCGATTTCGCCCAGGTCACCGTCATGGGGGCTCCCCCTGTGGCGAACGCCGGCGGCCCGTACTCCGTAGGTGAGGCTAACGCCAGCTTCGGGCGCTACACGGCCAAGCTCGACGGCTCGGCTTCCAACGACGACTTCGGGATAGCGAGCTACCAGTGGCTCCTCGGCAGCACGTTCTCGGACGACTTCGAGGACGGCAACGCCAACGGCTGGATCCCCGCCGCCGGCACCTGGACCGTCAACGGCGGCGCCTACGAACAGACCAACGCCTCGCTGGGCCGGACCGACACCCTGACCGGTGACAAGAATGCGGCCGACTACACGGTGGAAACCGACCTTAGGCTCGTCTCCGGCAGCGGACAGGAAGGAATCCTCATCTTCCGCGCCCAGGACCCGGACAACCACTACGAGTTCATCTTCAGGGGCAGAGGGATCAACGACGTTCTGCTCTACAAATGGGTTGCAGGGGGCTCCACCCAGCTGGCCCAGGCCAATATCCCCTTCACGCCGCAGCTGAACACGACCTACCGGCTCAAGGTGGAGGCGTACAAGAACAGCATCAAGTGCTACGTGGACGGCGTCCTTTATATCGACGCCACCGACAGCACCTTCTTAAACGGCAAGGTCGGCCTCACCACCTACCTTACCGACGTTAAATTCGACAACTTCACCCAGTATTCGCTGAGGACGGGTGTGGCGCCCGAATTCACCGTGCTTGAGGGTAGCTACCCGGTGACCCTCAAGGTCACCGACAAGGTGGGACAAAGCGCCACCGCCGCCACCCAGATCACCGCTGCCAAGGGGAGCGCGCCGGTAGCCGCAGCGGGCGGCCCCTACACCTTCAGCGAAAGCTTCGCCAACGCCAACAAGTGGACCGTCACCCTCGACGGCTCCGGCTCCAGCGACGACACCGGCATCGAGACCTACGCCTGGAACTTCGGCGACGGCGGCACCGGTACCGGCGTGAAACCGACCCACGTCTACACCGGCGCCGGCACCTACAACGTCACCCTCACGGTGACCGACCGCGCCGGACTCTCCAACAGCGCCGCCACGACGGTCACCACCAAGGGCGACCTCGCGCCGGTTGCGAACCCAGGGCTTCCCTACGCCGTAGACGAGCGGGCCGCCTTGGCCGGCAAGTGGACCGTCAACTTCGACGGCCGCAGCTCTACCGACGACCACGGCATCTACGATTACCAGTGGAGGTTCGGCGACGGCGGCACCGGCAGCGGCCCCACGCCGACCTACCAGTACTCGGCCGCAGGGGTCTACACCGTGACTTTAACGGTCCGCGACCACGCCTTTTTAAGCCACAGCGCCTCCACGAACGCCACGGTGAGCACGAACGCCCTCCCCGTGCCGCGTCCGGGCGGCCCCTACAGCGTGGACGAGAGTGCCGCGAGCGGCGGGAACTGGACCGTAGCGCTCGACGGCAGCGCCTCCAGCGACGACTACGGCATCTGGAAATACGATTGGAACTTCGGGGACGGGAGCACCGGCACAGGCGCCAAGCCGACCCACATCTACGCCGCGGCCGGGACCTACAAGGCGACCCTCACCGTGACCGACAACGGCAAGCAGGCCCAGTCGGCGACGGTCGATGTAGTGGTGGCCGGGAACCAGCCCCCCGTGCCTTCGGCAGGCGCAGACAAGATCACCGAGGTTGGCTTCCCTGTCACGCTGGACGCGAGCGCCTCGACCGACGACTTCGGCATCTACAGCTACAAGTGGGATCCCGGCAGCCCCTCGTGGTCCTTTACCCCCTTCGAGCGGACCCCCGATGGGGTCCTCATCACCGGCGACTACAACAACTGGAACCGGTACCTGATCAGTAACGGCAGCGCCCCCAGAAACGCCGGTGACAGCTACACCGGCCGCGTCTCGCTGCAGGCGACCAACAACGGCAGCAGATACCTGATGTGGGGGTTGAAAAGCGCCGGCGCTAGCTTCGGGATCGACCAGTACTACCACGCCCTCCACTTCAACAACGGCGCGATCCAGGTCTACGAGAGCAACATCAACCACGGCAGCTTCGGCTCCTTTGCCAACAACGTAAGCTACGACGTCCGCATCGACCTTAAATCCAGCGGCGCCGTCTACTACTACCGCGTCACCGGCGCAGCGGACTGGATCAAGCTCTACGAATCCTCCTCATCCAACGCGACCCCTCTGCGCGTGGGGGCGACGCTGCACAGCGGGCTCTTCCTCCTCTCGGACTTCACCACCCCGGCAGGCGCTCTGCAGCTTCCCGCATCGCCGCAGCTCACCAAGCCGCTGCTGCAGGCAACCTACGGCGCTCCTGGGAGCTACACCGCGGCCGTGACGGTCACGGACCACGCCCAGCAGTCGGTGACCGACACGGCGACGGTGACGGTCGTGCCGGGCGAGGCCCCGGTCGCGCATACCGGCGGGCCGTATCTCACCAACGAGGACATACCGACCCGCTTCAACGCCCGTGCCTCCACCGACGACTTCGGCATCAAGAGCTACCGGTGGGATTTCGGCGACGGTGAAGGACTCACCACCCGCAACCCCTGGGGCGACCACCGCTATACCCAGACCGGGGTCTACAGCGTCACCCTCACCGTTACCGACTACGCGGGGCACACCTCCGTCGACAGCACCACCGCCACGGTGAGCGCGAACCCGGTCGTCTCCTGCGTGCCGTGGCAATTTTCCGGCGTGAACGAGATGCCGCACGACACCTGGAGCGGCAAGGAGATCACCCTGAAAGGCGTAGCCTGGTCGCTGCACCCCCCGCTCACCTACCGGTGGGAATTCGGCGACACGACCCCCGACGCCACCGGCACGGCGACCGATCCGCGCGCCATCCAGGCGAAGCACACCTACAACGGCGTCGACGGGCAGCCCTTCGTCGCGACCCTCACCGTGACCGATGCGCTCGGCAACAGCGCCTCGGACCAGTACCAGGTCAGGATCCGTCCCAAATCGCTCGACATCGAGATCAACCTGGCCATCGACGATGGGCTTTGGTGGCTGCACACGAACCAGACCCGTTCCTACTTCACCAAGGGGACCTACGGCGACGCAGTCATAGACGCCGGCTACTGGGATAACGCCGGGGGGTGGAACGGCGACGCCGGCGGCGGCATCGGCGGCCTCTACACCTCGTCCCCGACCGCTTCGGCCGTACAGGCCTTCGAGGTGAACGGGCACCTGGAACTGGGCGACGTCCGCAAAGACCCCTACGTGGAGACGGTGGCGCGGGGGCTGCGCTTCACCGCTTCGCGCCTGCGCCAGATGGCGATCGGGTCGCAGACCTACGGCGATCCGGACAGTAACGGCAACGGCCTCGCCGTCGAGACGGTAGAGGCGCGCCCCATCTACGAGGTGGGGCAGGTCATGGACAGCATCCTGGCCAGCGGCAGCCGCAACACCTACGCCATCACCGGCCCGAGCGGGGTCATGGGGAGAAGCTACTTCGACCTGTTGACCGACATGGTGGACGTCTACTCCTGGGGGCAGACCGACGGCACTAATGGCGGCGGCTGGCAGTACTCCTGGAACGGCGGCATCGACAACTCCGCGGCGCAGTGGGGGGCTGTCGGACTCCTGGCCGCGGAGGAAGTCTGGAAGATCCAGGTGCCCAAGTGGGTGAAGGAGAGAAACAGCATCTGGCTCGACTCCTCCTACGACGGGACCGGCTTCGGTTACACCGGCAGGGGCAACGGCGTGAACACGACCCCCTCCGGTATGGTGCAGCTCGCCTTCGACGACATGGTCGGTTACGACGACCCGGACACCGCCATTGACGAGCGCGACCCCAGGTGGAAGACGGCCGAGGCCTACATCGCCAACAACTGGACCAAGTCCTGGTGGTTCCCCAACAGCAGCCTCAACAACCGTTTCAGCTACTACGGCCATTACGCCTTCGCCAAGGCGATGCGCTCTGCCAAACCTAAGCCGGTGGTGAACCTGGCCGCGACCGGGCTCGACTGGTACAAGGACAACGTCAACGGCATGGCGCGCCGGCTGGTGAACCGCCAGCAGTCCAACGGCGGCTGGCCGCAGGACCAGGAACCGGGCTGGTACGTGGGTTACGACCTGACCAACGCGTGGTCGGTGCTCATCCTCACCCCGACCCTGTTCGTGCAGCCGCCGGTCGCCGACGCGGGCGAAGACCGGGTCTGGGGGGTGGACGTCGAGCTCACCCTGGACGGTTCGCGCTCCTATCACCTCGACCCGTTCCGCAAGATTGTGCTCTACGAGTGGGACTTCGACGGCGACGGGGTGTTCGACGTGGCGAGCCCCGATCCCAAGGCGGCCCATACCTACACGCGGCAGCTCTACCCGGAAAACACGCTGCCGCGCGTGATCACCGTTACGCTCCGGGTGACCGACGACAACGATCCTCCCAAGTCGTCTACCGACACGGCGAAGATCACCATAGCGGTGCCGCCCCATCCGCCTGTGGCTGTCCCCGGCGGGCCGTACACCTGCTTCGTCAACGTCCCGTGCGCCCTCGACGGTAGCAAGTCGTTCGACATCGATCCCACCGACCTCATCACCCTCTACGAGTGGGACGTCAACGGCGACCGGGTCTACGGCGACTACACCGGTGCTAAACCGATGGTGACCTTCACCACGACCGGCATCAAGAACATAGGGCTCAGGGTAACCGACAACGGCGTGATGAGTCCCACCGGGAGGCTGGACGCCTTCGGATTCACCACGGCCACCGTGCTCCAGAACAGCGCCCCCAGCGCCAACCCCGGCGGCCCCTACACGGTCGACGAGGGGAGCACGCTGCAACTTGACGGCAGCGGTTCCACCGATCCAGACGGCAACGCCCTTAGCTACTCCTGGGATCTGGATCACGACGGAAGCTTCGAGACGGCAGGGATGCGGCCGCTCTTCAGCCGTCCCGACAACGGGATCTTCACGGTCACCCTCAAGGTTTCCGACGGCAGCCTCGAAGCTCTCCGCGATACCGTCGTTACCGTGCTCAACGTGGCCCCGGCGGTGAACCCGCTTCCGGCCGCCGCCATCAAGGAAGGGGAACTCTACGCCGCTGCCGGCTCCTTCACCGACCCGGGCGCCGACAGCTGGAGCGCCACGGTCGATTACGGCGACGGCGGCGGAGTGCAGCCGCTCCCGCTTAGCGGCAAGGCGTTCTCCTTAAGCCACGTCTATCCGCGGGACGGGGTCTACGACGTCAAGGTCGTTGTTTCCGACGACGACGGCGGAGTGGGGTCGGCCACCGTCAAGGTGACCGTCGGCAACGTCGCCCCGATCGTCAACGCCGGGCCTGACGGCTCCATTGCCGATGGGGTCACCTTCACCAGTTCGGGCTACTTCACCGACCCGGGTGCCGACTCCTGGAGCGCAACCGTCAACTACGGCGACGGAAGCGGCGACCAGCCGCTCCCCCTCAACCCGGACAAGACCTTCAACTTGAGCCACGTCTATGCGGTGGCCGGATCCTACACGGTGGTCGTCACCGTAAACGACGGGCTAGCGAGCGGCTCCGACAGCGCCTGGGTCGCCGTCAGCACGACGAGATGCCTCACTTCGCTCATCGCCAAGGCGAAATCGGGCGCGGTCCAGCTCAACTGGTCGGCAACGGAGCACACGCCGAGCACGAAATACGACATCTACCGCAGCACCGAGGGGGCGAGCTCAGGCTTCGTCAAGGTGAGAAGCGGCTACGGGAACCTCTACCCTGTCTTCACCGATACCGGCCTCGTTAACGGCAGGACCTACTACTACCGCATCGAAAAGCTGCAGCCGACGGGAGGCTTCTGCAGTTCGCCGGTGGTATTCGCTAAACCGGTTTCACTGTTCTAGTTGACCAACCGACGCCGCTTTCTGCCGGCACAGGAAAAGGAGATATGCCATGAAGAAGATGATTACTTTGATGATCTGCACCTTGCTGCTCTTAGCGGCAACCAGCGCCCAGGCGCTCGTCGTCAGCAACAGCTCCACCTATCTGAACGAAATCACCCCTTCGGGTGACGCGTTAGGTCCCGAAGTTTTCGCCGGGTTAGGAACCTTCAGCCGCAGCTATTCGGCTGCCGGGAGCTACAACATCCTGGCCTTCATCGACAACGACCTCGACGTACAGCTGACCGGCT
Proteins encoded in this region:
- a CDS encoding TatD family hydrolase — encoded protein: MRVIDPHMHLVSRTTDDYLALAYGGIHTVAEPAFWPGYDRASAASFHDYFNQLTVTEPARAARFKIAHYCWIGMNAKEAEHLELAREVIAMLPQYLDRPNALGIGEVGLNKNSRNEIAIFEEQVELAARRNELLLIHTPHLEDKLKGTRIIMDILKNEPRVKPERVLIDHAEEHTIGEIKDNGFWYGLTLYPDSKGSPARAIDAVEIFGPDRICINSSADWSVSDPIATLKCANEMRRRGHPEALAERVFFENPRDFLGQSPKFVLP
- a CDS encoding 3-dehydroquinate synthase, whose product is MKTIQQHFTVAYSFPVIFTSDAFGAGSAALLRVLAGEGERPRVLTVIDSKVLRINPDLLEKLNRFAADHSAEVEILVPPLVMRGGEACKNEPGEVEKIHALVERHGLCRHSFILAIGGGAVLDAAGFAAATAHRGVRLVRMPTTTLSMNDAGVGVKNGVNAFGRKNFTGCFAPPFAVVNDFDFLRLLPARELRAGIAEAVKVALIRDRAFFDFLYASRALLAAFESEVMQRMIVRCAELHLEHIATSGDPFEFGSSRPLDFGHWSAHKLEELTQGEIRHGEAVAIGIALDSLYSFELGMIGELDLRRILATLEGIGFQLYHLALEWVDVEKSLRQFQEHLGGELSIPLLDGIGARSDRHDIDAALYRKCIKTLASRRNQTEKSDDRKKLQPDLPGDPGHLLP